In Nostoc sp. CENA543, a single genomic region encodes these proteins:
- a CDS encoding CpeR family transcriptional regulator: MKSQISYDLSLPDLESLKPNMLPPEAQKKMQCWIRSRHLICSGNFFVFETVDYSAVERFSQCVEALGGTVISVDPIDKIWMGDHRQVILYQAKASLHTPCHNLKQYWLKYGSFRTRFDAQA; this comes from the coding sequence ATGAAGTCCCAAATATCCTATGATCTTTCCCTGCCGGATCTGGAATCTCTCAAACCAAATATGCTGCCCCCAGAAGCGCAGAAAAAAATGCAGTGCTGGATTCGCAGCAGGCATTTAATTTGTTCAGGTAATTTTTTTGTGTTTGAAACTGTAGATTACAGTGCCGTTGAGAGATTTTCTCAATGTGTGGAAGCTTTAGGAGGTACAGTCATATCAGTTGATCCGATTGACAAAATTTGGATGGGTGATCATCGGCAAGTAATTCTCTATCAGGCTAAGGCAAGTTTACATACCCCTTGCCATAACTTGAAACAATATTGGCTGAAATACGGCAGCTTTCGCACCCGATTTGACGCACAAGCGTGA
- a CDS encoding chromophore lyase CpcT/CpeT, whose translation MAGDFSNQQQAFESPKEYAHIHVFFRPLPFEFFSGIGMYSEQVYDYDLWRPYRQGVHRLVEQGDQIYIENYSLKNAMFYAGAARDLNILKTITPDCIERRYHCSMIFKREGDRFQGSVEPGNLCLIEKNGCQTYLDSYVEITESTWVSLDKGLDINTHQQVWGSTHGPLRFKKRESFAHEVPNIL comes from the coding sequence ATGGCAGGGGATTTCAGCAATCAACAACAGGCATTTGAAAGTCCGAAAGAGTACGCCCATATTCACGTTTTTTTTCGTCCCTTACCTTTTGAATTCTTCTCTGGCATTGGGATGTATTCTGAACAAGTTTATGACTATGACTTGTGGCGACCGTATCGTCAGGGTGTGCATCGTCTAGTTGAGCAAGGTGATCAAATTTATATCGAAAACTACAGCTTAAAAAATGCCATGTTCTATGCGGGTGCGGCGCGGGATTTAAATATTCTGAAAACCATTACTCCCGACTGTATTGAACGGCGATATCACTGCTCAATGATTTTTAAACGAGAAGGCGATCGCTTTCAAGGTAGTGTCGAACCCGGCAACCTCTGCTTAATAGAAAAAAATGGCTGTCAGACTTATTTAGATAGCTATGTGGAAATCACAGAAAGCACCTGGGTAAGTCTCGATAAAGGTCTTGACATCAACACCCACCAACAAGTTTGGGGATCTACACATGGGCCATTGCGGTTTAAAAAGCGGGAGAGTTTCGCTCATGAAGTCCCAAATATCCTATGA
- a CDS encoding phycobiliprotein lyase, translated as MDIQEFVKNSIGRWRSQRSAHHLAFSHFEAVQSEIEIEALSIDDPAVIDLCKSYDIDPQTAVSPFRMSWEGQSDWDDGEVKGTCVLVPIPDPDDAAHRGKLLRDQGYAETIAAAGDYYLTADGTFVLTTAYERAAAEEKIWFVNPNVRCRVSLIKTSAGTGVVTASFSSEIRQGVQN; from the coding sequence ATGGATATTCAAGAGTTTGTTAAAAATTCCATTGGACGTTGGCGATCGCAACGTAGCGCACATCATTTAGCCTTCAGTCACTTTGAAGCTGTACAGTCAGAAATTGAGATTGAGGCTCTTTCTATTGATGATCCAGCAGTCATTGACTTGTGCAAAAGTTATGACATCGACCCCCAGACAGCAGTTTCCCCATTCCGTATGAGTTGGGAAGGTCAATCAGATTGGGATGATGGAGAAGTCAAAGGTACTTGTGTTCTAGTTCCTATACCTGATCCTGATGATGCGGCTCATCGCGGTAAACTCCTGCGTGATCAAGGCTATGCAGAAACCATCGCCGCCGCCGGTGACTATTACTTAACAGCTGACGGTACATTTGTCTTAACTACCGCCTACGAACGCGCCGCCGCCGAGGAAAAAATTTGGTTTGTCAATCCTAATGTCCGATGTCGGGTTTCTTTGATTAAAACCAGTGCTGGAACAGGAGTTGTTACCGCCTCGTTTTCTTCAGAAATTCGGCAGGGTGTCCAGAATTAA
- a CDS encoding phycobilisome linker polypeptide: MATTIIAPGNFSEYSSCRVKITVTGGCDQGIMRKGKYTKTIPYNCLSQTIQSIHRLGGKITQITLLTSQTPVSQIECEEQPLSTIAAMDILDSVHPTELAPQVEVENHPDTTSEKNELITVSPEQKPRAIAVFQSGDYTFIDEW, encoded by the coding sequence ATGGCAACCACAATTATTGCTCCTGGCAATTTTAGTGAATACAGTAGTTGCCGAGTCAAGATTACAGTCACAGGTGGCTGTGATCAAGGGATAATGAGGAAAGGCAAATATACAAAGACAATTCCTTATAATTGTCTGTCTCAAACAATTCAGAGTATTCATCGCCTTGGGGGAAAAATTACCCAAATTACCTTATTAACTTCCCAGACTCCAGTTTCCCAAATTGAGTGCGAAGAACAGCCACTATCTACAATAGCTGCAATGGATATTCTAGATTCAGTACATCCTACTGAATTAGCACCTCAAGTAGAGGTAGAAAATCACCCTGATACAACATCTGAAAAGAACGAATTAATTACGGTTTCACCAGAGCAAAAACCTAGAGCGATCGCAGTTTTTCAATCCGGTGATTACACCTTCATCGATGAGTGGTAA
- a CDS encoding phycobilisome rod-core linker polypeptide: MALWIEAESVELRANASEDDLQTIIRAVYRQVLGNAHIFDSQRLTNAESQLRNGDITVREFVRAVAQSDLYRSLFFETSSPYRFIELNFKHLLGRAPQDQAEIAEHVQIYNTQGYEAEINSYIDSDEYVRSFGDNVTPSARGNRTQTGVKNVGFNRTFALMRGFAANDVGKSAKLIGDIGSNLATKIIAPLGGGAVGNREKRFRVAVSKANFGRRVTQSMATFDVGYNQLSQKIQSIQKTGGKILSITEIA; encoded by the coding sequence ATGGCACTTTGGATAGAAGCCGAGTCCGTAGAATTACGCGCCAACGCCAGCGAAGATGATCTACAAACCATCATCCGCGCCGTGTATCGGCAGGTGTTGGGTAATGCTCACATCTTTGATAGCCAACGCCTCACCAATGCAGAGTCTCAATTACGTAATGGCGATATTACCGTCAGAGAGTTTGTCCGTGCGGTAGCTCAATCTGACTTATATCGCTCTTTGTTTTTTGAAACTTCTTCGCCCTACCGTTTCATTGAATTGAATTTCAAACATCTGTTGGGACGCGCCCCACAAGATCAAGCAGAAATTGCAGAACACGTACAGATTTACAACACCCAGGGCTACGAAGCTGAAATCAACTCTTACATAGACAGTGATGAATATGTCAGAAGTTTTGGCGATAATGTTACACCCTCTGCCCGTGGTAATCGTACCCAAACTGGGGTGAAGAATGTTGGTTTCAATCGCACCTTTGCTTTAATGCGGGGATTTGCTGCTAACGATGTGGGTAAATCAGCCAAATTAATTGGTGATATTGGTAGTAACCTCGCAACCAAAATTATTGCCCCTTTAGGCGGTGGTGCTGTAGGTAACAGAGAAAAAAGATTCCGTGTGGCTGTATCCAAGGCTAATTTTGGTCGTCGGGTAACTCAAAGCATGGCTACCTTTGATGTGGGATACAACCAACTATCACAAAAAATTCAGAGCATCCAAAAAACTGGCGGTAAGATTCTGAGCATTACAGAAATAGCTTAG
- a CDS encoding phycobilisome rod-core linker polypeptide, giving the protein MATQTILELWPSGSLEEVQTIIRAVYKQVLGNPHIMESERLVTAESQLCDRSITVREFVRIVAKSEFYRTRYFESCAPYRFVELNFLHLLGRAPQDQREVSEHIVRTVAEGYEAEIDSYIDSAEYQAAFGENVVPYYRGKNSEANSKQVGYNRIFALDRGPAQIDSAVKSAQLVYAVATNSANDIKPSSATVIGSGTEKRFKIVVKGSKFDSPRRISTNEYIVPASKMTPQIQRINRTSGKIVSITEIA; this is encoded by the coding sequence ATGGCAACCCAGACAATCCTGGAACTGTGGCCTAGTGGTAGTTTAGAAGAAGTTCAAACTATCATCCGTGCAGTTTACAAACAAGTGTTAGGCAATCCTCACATCATGGAGAGTGAGCGGTTGGTGACAGCAGAATCACAATTGTGCGATCGCTCCATCACTGTGCGAGAGTTTGTCCGCATCGTTGCCAAGTCTGAGTTTTATCGTACCCGCTACTTCGAGTCTTGCGCCCCCTATCGGTTTGTAGAACTCAACTTCCTCCACTTACTTGGTCGCGCACCCCAAGACCAAAGAGAAGTTTCTGAACACATCGTTCGGACTGTAGCTGAAGGCTATGAAGCTGAAATCGATTCTTATATCGATAGTGCTGAATATCAAGCCGCCTTTGGTGAAAACGTAGTCCCCTACTATCGTGGTAAAAACAGCGAAGCCAATAGCAAGCAAGTTGGCTACAATCGCATATTTGCCCTCGATCGCGGCCCTGCTCAGATTGATAGCGCAGTCAAATCTGCTCAATTAGTCTACGCAGTTGCTACCAACAGTGCAAATGACATTAAACCTTCTTCAGCTACTGTCATTGGTTCTGGCACTGAAAAACGCTTCAAAATTGTGGTTAAAGGTTCTAAATTCGACAGTCCCCGACGCATCAGTACCAATGAGTACATCGTCCCTGCGAGTAAAATGACCCCACAAATTCAACGCATTAATCGTACTTCTGGCAAAATCGTCAGCATTACTGAAATTGCGTAA